A window from Solea senegalensis isolate Sse05_10M linkage group LG15, IFAPA_SoseM_1, whole genome shotgun sequence encodes these proteins:
- the yipf3 gene encoding protein YIPF3 yields MSAGSGNRNTNTEPWGSFDDNLVQGGGAAVIDMENMDDTSGSSFEDMGEMHQRMKEEEEVSEEAAAADDDSPEDGEFLGMKGIKGQLGRQVADEVWRAGKRQASKAFNLYANIDILRPYFDVEPIQVRSRLIESMIPVRMINFPQKIAGELYGPLMLVFTLVAILLHGMKTSGTVIREGTLMGTAIGTCFGYWLGVSSFIYFLAYLVNAQITMLQMLSLLGYGLFGHCVVLFVTYNIHFHFLFYVLWLLVGGLSTLRMVAALLSRTVGKTPRLLLCGTLSLLHMLFLLYLHFSYHKIIEGLLDTLEGPNLSPIQRVARDVPELTLNATARSLGVTLMSH; encoded by the exons ATGTCTGCGGGCTCCGGGAACAGAAACACGAACACGGAACCGTGGGGAAGCTTCGACGACAACCTCGTCCAG GGTGGTGGCGCTGCAGTCATAGACATGGAGAACATGGACGACACGTCGGGCTCCAGCTTTGAGGACATGGGCGAGATGCACCagaggatgaaggaggaggaggaggtgtcgGAGGAGGCGGCCGCCGCTGACGACGACAGCCCGGAGGACGGAGAGTTCCTGGGGATGAAGGGGATCAAAGGTCAGCTGGGTCGACAGGTGGCAGATGAG gtgtggcGGGCGGGGAAGCGGCAGGCGTCCAAAGCCTTTAACCTCTATGCCAACATCGACATACTGAGGCCGTACTTTGACGTGGAGCCGATCCAGGTCCGCAGCAG GCTGATCGAGTCCATGATACCTGTCCGCATGATCAACTTCCCACAG AAGATCGCAGGTGAACTGTACGGACCTCTGATGCTGGTCTTCACACTCGTCGCCATCCTGCTGCACGGGATGAAGACTTCAGGAACCGTCATc AGGGAGGGGACTCTGATGGGAACAGCCATAGGAACATGTTTCGGTTACTGGCTCGGTGTTTCCTCCTTCATCTACTTCCTGGCCTACCTGGTCAACGCTCAGATCACCATGCTGCAGATGCTGTCCCTGCTG GGTTACGGATTGTTCGGTCACTGCGTCGTCCTCTTCGTCACCTACAACATccacttccacttcctgttctaCGTCCTGTGGCTGCTGGTGGGAGGACTGTCCACCCTGCGCATG GTGGCAGCTCTTCTGTCTCGCACGGTTGGTAAGACGCCgcgtctcctcctctgtggaaCGCTGTCTCTGCTGCACATGCTCTTCCTGCTCTACCTGCACTTCTCCTACCACAAGATCATTGaag GGCTGCTCGACACTCTTGAAGGACCCAACTTGTCTCCGATCCAGCGGGTGGCCAGAGATGTGCCTGAGCTGACACTCAACGCCACGGCGCGGAGCCTGGGAGTGACGCTGATGTCCCACTGA
- the dnph1 gene encoding 2'-deoxynucleoside 5'-phosphate N-hydrolase 1 yields MKVYFCGSIRGGREDVVIYQKIVKKLQSYGSVLTEHVSSAELTHRGEDASDAADRFIHDRDVDWLRQSDAVVAEVTQPSLGVGYELGRVVDMKKKTLCLFRPASGRVLSAMIRGAHDGELFVVKDYSEDDMEDVVDEFFAVMKQT; encoded by the exons ATGAAGGTGTATTTCTGCGGGAGCATCCGCGGCGGCAGAGAGGACGTCGTCATTTACCAGAAGATCGTGAAGAAGCTTCAGAGCTACGGCAGCGTGTTGACGGAACACGTGAGCAGTGCAGAgctcacacacagag GAGAGGACGCCTCAGACGCAGCTGACAGGTTCATCCATGACCGAGACGTGGACTGGCTGCGACAGTCTGACG CGGTGGTGGCTGAGGTCACGCAGCCGTCCCTCGGCGTCGGTTATGAGCTCGGCCGCGTCGTcgacatgaagaagaaaacccTGTGTCTGTTCAGGCCGGCATCGGGACGCG ttcTGTCGGCCATGATCCGTGGAGCTCACGATGGCGAACTCTTCGTGGTCAAAGACTACAGCGAGGACGACATGGAGGACGTCGTGGATGAGTTCTTTGCAGTCATGAAGCAGACATGA